One Rhinolophus ferrumequinum isolate MPI-CBG mRhiFer1 chromosome X, mRhiFer1_v1.p, whole genome shotgun sequence genomic window, CCCCATATATCCTTTAGGAAAAAGTGATGAgtgacaaaagcaaagaaaaagaatcacaCAAGGTGGGAGCCACGGGACGGTAGTGGACCCAGGAGAAGGGGCCTCAGTGCCCCCTGACATGGTTCCAACTCGGGGACAACCTGGGGATGGGCACGCCTGCTGAGGAATGGCATGGAGGTGCCTAACCATCAGGTGACTGCACTCATTCCTGAGGACAGGCAAGACCTATTTTGGGCCACCATAGAGGAATCGCCTCTTCTTTTCAGTGTACACACCTTCAGGGTTTTCTCTGTGCCCAAATGCATTAGGCAAACaatgtttttacaaaaatgggcTGATACCGTATATGcagttctgaaaacatttttctttgttattttacaAAGTACCATGGACATCTTTTCCATGCACGTGGGGGGAAATCCCCTACTGAAACAGAGTGCTGTAGTTGGATCAAAAGGCTACTGGCAACAAGAGTGACACCTAAAGCAAACTATCAGCTTAAGGTTAAAGCACATGGCCTGGCAAATGCCTGCCAGGGAAAGCAGGGTGGGCAATATTCTCATCAGAGAAATCAGAATTGAAGGCCGAGGGCGTTAAACATATGGGATATCATGTAAGCCCCTTTGGCCCCTACCTCTGCCCTTCACTCCCCTAATACCTCTTTGGCCCTTTGGGGTGAATGGATCCTGCACATCTCTTTGCATCCAATGAAAACCacccattttctgttttttccttagCTCTTCCTGAGCCCTTGACACATCTCCACATTCTCTCATCTCACTGCCCACATGCCTTTCCTGTAAGTCCTCCTGATAGTCCTTGGGGGAATCGTCTGTCCCCCTGTCTGTTTTTCGTTTTGCTTTCTGAGGCACATAATCTTCAGCCTGGCGCTTCTCGGCAGCCCGCGGCTCGCTCCCTGGCTTTGCCTGGGGTTCTGACTTGCCCTCACCACGTGCTTTTCCCTCATCTTCAGACTTGCCCTGCTTTTCTTGCTTCCCCGCATCATCTGGCTGTCCCTCATCATCTGGCTGTCCCTGGTCCTGGAGCTGTCCCTCATGTTCTGGCTTCCCCTCCACTTCAGGCTTTTCTTCCTCATCTGACTTTCCTTCATCTTCTGTATTTACTTCATCTTCTggctttccttcattttcattgtaGAGTCTTTCCATGTTGAGATGTCCCCTCCTTTTCCTGtcctgaggggtggggtggggtgggggtaagaggaGACAAAGAGGAGACAAGGGAGACTGAAGGCTGGGATGTGAAATGCAGGGCCAGATAGTACTGGCATCTCGCCCCTTGTCAGGGTTCCCCTGACCTGGCCTTCTGCCACCCTTTCCATCACCATTCCTTCCACACACGTGAGCCAACCGTTTTCCTAGCAGGCCCTACCACCTTCTGTACCATCCTTCGGGgtggtggggtgtgtgtatgttgtaTGTGGAGGTGGGATGGGTGTGGGCCCTCAAATTCTGCCCAAGCTGGGCCTCCACACTCCCCCTCAGTTCCTGTCCAGGGCCTCCCCCCCTTTCACTGACCTGCAGGAATTCTGACAGGTTCCTCCTCCTTTTCTAGCCTTCCAAGTGCTGGTGACACACAGGCAGACCTGCAGATAGGAGACAGAGGCAGGGGCTGCGGGCTCAGTGGACTGAGAGCCCTTTCCCCAATCCACACCCTCCACATTCAACATTCAATGTTTCCCTCCCCtatcattccctccctccctcccccagcccaatCACAATATTTGTTTTCAGGCCTCCAACACCAGACCAGGACGCTGTCCAAACTACTGGGCCTCTGTGTCCCCCTCCCCTGCAGGCAAcctgccccaccctcacccccttttCGCGAAGGTCAATATTTCCTCATAGGCGCAGTGTGTGAGAAGGGGGTGATTCCCAGAACATGCCTACGTTTCACTGTCGCACTGCAGGGGCTCCACCCCATTTTAGGCTCGAGAATGGATGGAGGGCACACAGTTGGGGAGCCGAGGAGGCGGCAGGGTCTCTAGCGGGgtgctccctccccacctgcccatgCCTGCGCCATGACCCCCTTCTCCCCAATCTCGGACCCCTCGTTCTCCCCCCCTCCGACCCCCGCCCCGCAGCGGCTCACGGATCCTGCTCGCATccaccccctcccctgcccgGGCCGCCGACAGCGCCCAGCTGCACACTGACCTGCGGCCCGGGCCAGGCCCGCGCCTCCTCGTGCTCGCGGAAGCCCGCCCGCCGCCTGGGCAGCTCAGGGAGCTGGTTCCACACAGGCGACGGGAGCGGTGGGCGCCAGGACGGCACCGCAGGGCGGGCGCCAGGTCTGCAGCCCACAAGGGCGCCCAGCCAGTCACGTGAGCGCCGCGTCACCCGAGCTCAGCCCCGGACCCGCCCTCCTCACTCCCATCCCCGAGGACCCAGCAGGGGCGACCCGGGTGCGGGTGTGGTGGCAATGGGGGAGTCACCGAGAGAGCAGGAAGCGGAGGCTTCCTGACCGCAGGTGCTGTATTTACCTGGCACATCTTCTCAAGTCCTCGCCCAGCATTCCTGTGAGATGCGCATTCTCGCCAGGTGTGACTGCTGATCACAGGGAGGGTACCCGACTTCGCCAAGAGCGCTCAGCCACGGAGCCCCACAGCCGGCTTCCAACAGGCTTCCAACACCGGCTGTGCCTGACTCAAGCCCTGGCAGTGGTGCCCGCCAGGAAGCTGCGCGGCCACCTTGAGTAGCGGTATTCCTGGGCCTCCCCTCTTCTCAGTCCACACGTTCTCCCTCCCTGGATGATCTCTGTTCGTTTCCCACTAAGACAGATGATTTCCAAGTCTGTGTCTCGAGGCTATTCCCCTCCTCTGAGCCTCATACCTGTTTttgctttcccaccagcaatataatAGAGTACGTTTCCCTACACCCTTCCCAACATGTgacatactttttaatttttactaatatGATAGGTGAGAAGTAGTATCtcactgttttattttgcatttctttttttttccttccctctttcttccgcctcctccccccccccccccactccggttcaagctgttgtttctcagtctagttgtgtagggtatagctccctggcccatgctggtataaGGAACCTTGCACTTCCCTGGGTTGAGGAAGTCGGGTCAGTCATAggtgggctgctcacagcagctcctggCAGATCTCGCCGGCTAtgggcagcacacagtagcccacagcagcacacagcctCCCATGACAGCTTGTGCCAACCTCctgctgctcagggcagcccagctccagggagagctgctgttcacaatcttagctatagagggcgcagctcactggcccatgtgagaattgaaccagcaacctcagcTCTAGGAACACAGCGCTGGAGCCCCCAGGCCCGCCCTCGCATTTCtgcttaataataattttagtatCATAAATTGTTCATgtcttttccacatttttctattgggttgttggTCCTTCTCCCCTTGTTTTTCAAGTATTCTTTATACATTAACTATATTAGGCCTTTATCTGTTACATACGTTGCAAATTACGTTGCAAATATTTACTTCCAGTTAGTTGCTTTTTGACTTTGTGGTGTATTTCTgccatacattttaaaaagtagtcaaatttatcatacttttttccttttacttcatcTAGATTTTGATTCATAGTTAAGAGCTCTTTTCCTACATGAGGTCAAAGAGGAATTTAcctgttttctttcagtactCACATAGTTAACTGTATTTGTCTTGAGGACATCGGTGGCTAAGGAATAAACCAGTGCCAAACTGAGTTGAACCTAGAGCAGACTCAAGGCACTAGAGTAACAAAAATCAACACTCAAGGCTCATTAAAAGGGGAAAGGTTTCCTAACAAACCATCACCCATACGATGAGGGGAACCTCAAATGTTTCACTTTATGGATAATTGTAAACTGGAAATAAGCTAGCCCTCACAAAGTCTTTTTGCTTGGCTTTGCAACATCTAGGTGGACTAGTCAACTTTAAGCTTTGAACATAGATCATGGTGGTTCCAGAGAGGAAGTACCATTAGGGGCCGACCAATGCAAACAAAATCTCTGGAGTAAGATTCCATCATCCTAGTCctcaaattatttcaataaacaattGTTCAAGTATAATGCCGACACACAAAGATAactagaaacacaaagaaaaaaggcatCATTAAGTAAGAAGCAGTAGACACAACAGACAACACAAACAAATCCATTAGCTTTGATTTATCAGATAGACTATTAAAACCACAATGCTTAGTGTATTCAGATAAATAAAACCCAATCTTGAAAATTTCAGTAGGGAACTAGAAACCAGAAAAAGTGGgggtaaaaaaaggaaatcctaaaactaaaaaataacttAGCTGAAATCAGAAACTCAATGGATAActttaacagcagattagaaaCAACTCGAGAGaattaaagaactagaaattaTGTTCTGAAGGAACTATCCATAGGCTGCACAGGTAgtcaaaaagatggaaaatacattatgacccagcaattccacttctgggtatctatccaaagaaatccaaaacactaatttgaaaaaatatatgcacccctatgtttattacagcgctattcataatagcctggatatagaaacaaccgaaatgcccaccAATAGACGACTGAataaagaaactatggtacatttatacaatggagtattacttggccataaaaaagaatgaaatcttaccatttgcaacacggatggaccttgagaatattgtgctaagtgaaataagtcagactgagaaagacaaataccacttcatctcacttatatgtggaatctaaagaacaaaataaatgagcaaacaaaacagaaatagactcaagagatatagaaaaaaaaaaactgttggttgctagatggggaaGTGGATGAGTGAGAAGCTGAAG contains:
- the TCEAL3 gene encoding transcription elongation factor A protein-like 3; this translates as MERLYNENEGKPEDEVNTEDEGKSDEEEKPEVEGKPEHEGQLQDQGQPDDEGQPDDAGKQEKQGKSEDEGKARGEGKSEPQAKPGSEPRAAEKRQAEDYVPQKAKRKTDRGTDDSPKDYQEDLQERHVGSEMRECGDVSRAQEELRKKQKMGGFHWMQRDVQDPFTPKGQRGIRGVKGRGRGQRGLHDIPYV